A window of the Gossypium hirsutum isolate 1008001.06 chromosome A05, Gossypium_hirsutum_v2.1, whole genome shotgun sequence genome harbors these coding sequences:
- the LOC107957811 gene encoding uncharacterized protein isoform X2 has protein sequence MFTEGLDNNALKWVREKELPYSNSSLRPRMDPITNIRSGGRNFGLPPTAKFRSGHLPVTSTTLSVDEESASENDVTTESEEDTVYGGRYSLDSSPQDERIPNGTAQRYGNMAQRRPRYTTASDYTYSDVSSSMETIMGGRRGSLEGRLGRGNGRYPVGRDGFTEEDESSDSAGSSEFSTTQVGSINGGIPRGRAYVSEGYASSVPSRVNVGGAAQKDLNSRKLQDEKFSDDDIPSAPPFSSSVQEAKQDSRQIPVTEIESAKVAANSCDPKTFKSMSGVEPELNTSHKKSNECVRNDVGAETATTSGVHPARVPTFHASALGPWHAVIAYDACVRLCLHAWARGCMEAPMFLENECALLRETFGLQQVLLQSEEELMVKRSSELTSEAAAAKPKKIIGKMKVQVRKVKTTLDPPTGCSISSLSLRAPTIKLGNIRYHLTSFQSTLASRWHALRKLRVAPRLPANGSFSRQSLAYVHAGTQYIKQVSGLLKIGVTSLRNSSSSYEVVQETYSCVLRLKSSTEEDGKRMQPGSGETHVFFPDSLGDDLVVEVQESKGKQFGRVLAQVATIAEDSTDKLRWWPIFREPEHEPVGKLQLYINYSTSSDDNSHLKYGSVAETVAYDLVLEVAMKVQRFQQRNLHLYGSWKWLLTEFASYYGVSDVYTKLRYLSYVMDVATPTADCLTLVHELLMPVIMKGHSKSTLSHQENRILGETKDQIEQILSLVFENYKSLDESSLSGIMDVFKPATGLAAPALEPAVKLYSLLHDVLSPEAQKNLCHYFQAAARKRSRRHLAETDEFITTNNEPNFLDPVAMSTAYQKMTSLCMNIKNEIFTDIEIHKQDILPSFIDLPNLSASIYSTELCSRLRAFLLACPPSGPSPPVAELVIATADFQRDLSSWNISHVKGGVEAKELFHLYIMIWIQDKRQSLLESCKLDKVKWSGVRTQYSTTPFVDEMYDRLKETLSDYEVIICRWPEYIFVLENAISDIEKAIVEALDKQYADVVTPLKENMAPKKFGLKYVQKLAKRSVCAYTVPDELGILLNSMKRMLDVLRPKIETQFKSWGSCIPDGGNTAPGERLSEVTVMLRTKFRGYLQAVVEKLAENTKLQNATKLKKILQDSKETVGESDIRSRMEPLKEQLTSTVNHLHTVFETHVFIAICRWYWDRMGQDVLSFLENRKENRSWYKGSRIAVSILDDTFASQMQQLVGNALPEKDLEPPRSIMEVRSMLCKDAHNSNDNSFFY, from the exons ATGTTCACTGAAGGACTTGACAACAATGCCCTCAAATGGGTTCGAGAA AAGGAGCTTCCATATTCAAATTCTAGCTTAAGGCCTCGAATGGATCCGATTACCAACATCCGCTCCGGTGGCCGGAATTTTGGCTTGCCACCGACGGCGAAATTCAGGAGCGGTCATTTGCCGGTGACCTCCACTACTTTGTCCGTAGACGAAGAATCCGCTTCTGAAAATGACGTAACTACCGAGTCAGAGGAAGATACTGTTTATGGGGGGAGGTATTCTCTTGATTCTTCTCCTCAAGATGAAAGAATCCCTAACGGAACTGCTCAGAGATACGGGAACATGGCCCAAAGGCGGCCGCGATATACCACTGCTAGTGATTATACATATTCAGATGTTAGTTCTTCAATGGAGACGATAATGGGAGGGAGAAGAGGTAGTTTGGAGGGTAGGTTAGGGAGGGGCAATGGGAGATACCCTGTTGGGAGGGATGGGTTTACAGAGGAGGACGAGTCTTCGGATTCGGCTGGTAGCTCCGAGTTTTCAACTACACAAGTGGGGAGTATTAATGGTGGAATTCCTCGGGGTAGAGCATATGTCTCAGAAGGCTATGCATCGAGTGTACCATCTCGGGTTAACGTGGGAGGTGCAGCTCAGAAG GATTTGAATTCTCGAAAGCTACAGGATGAAAAGTTTTCTGATGATGATATTCCAAGTGCACCGCCATTTTCTAGCTCAGTGCAGGAAGCTAAACAAGATTCTCGGCAAATTCCAGTGACTGAAATAGAAAGTGCCAAGGTTGCAGCTAATTCATGTGATCCAAAGACATTCAAATCGATGTCAGGAGTTGAGCCTGAGCTTAACACGAGTCACAAAAAATCGAACGAGTGTGTAAG AAATGATGTTGGTGCAGAAACTGCTACTACATCAGGTGTTCATCCAGCTCGCGTCCCAACATTTCATGCGAG TGCTCTTGGACCTTGGCATGCTGTAATTGCCTATGATGCATGTGTTCGACTTTGCCTTCATGCTTGGGCTAGGGGTTGCATGGAGGCTCCAATGTTTCTGGAAAATGAATGTGCACTTTTACGAGAGACATTTGG ATTACAACAAGTTCTGTTGCAATCAGAAGAAGAACTAATGGTAAAACGCTCATCAGAGCTTACCAGTGAGGCAGCTGCTGCTAAACCTAAGAAAATTATTGGCAAGATGAAGGTGCAAG TGCGCAAAGTAAAAACAACCCTGGATCCACCTACTGGCTGTAGTATCTCATCTCTTAGTCTTAGGGCACCAACAATTAAGCTGGGGAACATACGGTATCACTTGACCAGTTTCCAGTCAACACTCGCTTCAAGGTGGCACGCTCTTAGAAAGCTTCGTGTTGCACCTCGTTTACCTGCAAATGGTTCTTTCTCACGCCAAAGTTTAGCATATGTGCATGCTGGAACTCAGTATATAAAACAAGTATCCGGACTGCTGAAAATTGGTGTGACAAGTTTACGCAATAGTTCATCATCATATGAAGTTGTGCAAG AAACATACTCTTGTGTGCTGAGATTGAAAAGTTCAACTGAAGAAGATGGCAAAAGGATGCAGCCTGGATCTGGTGAAACACATGTTTT CTTCCCTGATAGTTTGGGAGATGATCTGGTTGTTGAAGTTCAAGAATCCAAGGGGAAGCAATTTGGTCGTGTCCTTGCACAAGTGGCTACTATTGCTGAAGACTCG ACTGACAAGTTGCGGTGGTGGCCCATATTTCGCGAGCCAGAACATGAGCCTGTAGGGAAGCTGCAGTTGTATATAAAttactcaacaagttcggatgacAATAGTCATCTCAAG TATGGTTCTGTTGCCGAAACAGTTGCATATGACCTAGTGTTGGAAGTTGCAATGAAGGTTCAACGCTTCCAACAACGAAACTTGCATTTATATGGTTCATGGAAATGGCTGTTAACGGAGTTTGCCTCATATTATGGAGTTTCTGATGTCTACACCAAGCTAAG GTATCTTTCCTATGTAATGGATGTTGCTACACCCACTGCAGACTGTCTCACATTGGTGCATGAATTGTTAATGCCTGTTATTATGAAGGGCCACAGTAAGAGTACATTGAGTCATCAAGAG AACCGAATTTTGGGAGAAACCAAAGATCAGATCGAGCAGATTCTTTCTCTGGTTTTTGAGAACTACAAATCCCTTGATGAATCGTCACTCTCTGGCATTATGGATGTCTTCAAGCCTGCAACAGGGCTTGCAGCACCTGCACTTGAACCCGCTGTCAAGCTTTATAGTCTTCTACATGACGTTTTGTCTCCAGAAGCACAGAAAAATCTTTGTCATTATTTCCAG GCCGCTGCAAGAAAGAGATCAAGAAGGCACCTGGCTGAGACAGATGAATTTATTACAACCAACAATGAACCCAATTTTTTGGACCCAGTTGCTATGTCTACTGCTTACCAGAAGATGACAAGTCTTTGTATGAACATTAAGAACGAGATATTCACTGATATCGAGATTCACAAGCAAGATATACTTCCCAG CTTTATAGACCTACCAAATCTCTCGGCATCTATATACAGCACAGAACTTTGCAGCAGATTACGTGCATTCCTTCTTGCATGCCCACCATCTGGCCCTTCACCACCTGTGGCAGAACTTGTCATTGCAACAGCAGATTTCCAGCGAGATCTTTCCAGCTGGAATATAAG TCATGTGAAAGGTGGAGTTGAGGCAAAGGAGTTGTTCCACTTATACATCATGATATGGATTCAAGATAAGCGGCAATCTCTACTAGAGTCATGTAAATTAGATAAG GTGAAGTGGTCAGGAGTTAGAACGCAATATTCTACAACTCCTTTTGTTGATGAAATGTATGATCGACTGAAGGAGACCTTAAGCGATTATGAAGTCATCATCTGCCGGTGGCCTGAATATATTTTTGTGCTGGAAAAT GCTATTTCGGATATTGAGAAAGCAATAGTGGAAGCTCTGGATAAGCAATATGCAGATGTGGTAACTCCTTTGAAGGAAAACATGGCACCAAAGAAATTTGGCCTCAAGTACGTGCAGAAACTTGCTAAGCGATCTGTATGCGCCTACACTGTTCCTGATGAG CTGGGCATCCTGTTGAATTCTATGAAGAGGATGCTTGATGTGCTACGTCCGAAGATAGAGACACAGTTCAAGTCTTGGGGTTCTTGCATACCTGATGGTGGAAACACAGCCCCTGGTGAGCGTCTTAGTGAGGTTACCGTGATGTTGAGAACCAAGTTCAGAGGGTACCTGCAAGCTGTTGTTGAAAAACTTGCTGAGAAT ACCAAATTACAGAATGCGACAAAGTTGAAAAAGATTCTCCAAGATTCTAAAGAAACAGTGGGAGAATCTGATATACGAAGTAGAATGGAGCCACTGAAAGAACAGTTAACAAGTACAGTAAATCACCTTCATACAGTTTTTGAGACTCACGTTTTCATTGCTATCTGCCGATGGTACTGGGATCGAATGGGACAG GATGTTCTCAGCTTCCTGGAAAACAGGAAAGAGAATAGATCATGGTATAAAGGTTCCAGAATTGCTGTATCT ATACTGGATGATACTTTTGCGTCACAGATGCAGCAGCTCGTTGGCAATGCACTCCCGGAAAAAGACCTTGAGCCACCTAGGTCAATAATGGAGGTGCGGTCGATGCTGTGTAAGGATGCACATAATAGTAATGACAACTCATTCTTTTACTAA
- the LOC107957811 gene encoding uncharacterized protein isoform X1, whose protein sequence is MFTEGLDNNALKWVREQKELPYSNSSLRPRMDPITNIRSGGRNFGLPPTAKFRSGHLPVTSTTLSVDEESASENDVTTESEEDTVYGGRYSLDSSPQDERIPNGTAQRYGNMAQRRPRYTTASDYTYSDVSSSMETIMGGRRGSLEGRLGRGNGRYPVGRDGFTEEDESSDSAGSSEFSTTQVGSINGGIPRGRAYVSEGYASSVPSRVNVGGAAQKDLNSRKLQDEKFSDDDIPSAPPFSSSVQEAKQDSRQIPVTEIESAKVAANSCDPKTFKSMSGVEPELNTSHKKSNECVRNDVGAETATTSGVHPARVPTFHASALGPWHAVIAYDACVRLCLHAWARGCMEAPMFLENECALLRETFGLQQVLLQSEEELMVKRSSELTSEAAAAKPKKIIGKMKVQVRKVKTTLDPPTGCSISSLSLRAPTIKLGNIRYHLTSFQSTLASRWHALRKLRVAPRLPANGSFSRQSLAYVHAGTQYIKQVSGLLKIGVTSLRNSSSSYEVVQETYSCVLRLKSSTEEDGKRMQPGSGETHVFFPDSLGDDLVVEVQESKGKQFGRVLAQVATIAEDSTDKLRWWPIFREPEHEPVGKLQLYINYSTSSDDNSHLKYGSVAETVAYDLVLEVAMKVQRFQQRNLHLYGSWKWLLTEFASYYGVSDVYTKLRYLSYVMDVATPTADCLTLVHELLMPVIMKGHSKSTLSHQENRILGETKDQIEQILSLVFENYKSLDESSLSGIMDVFKPATGLAAPALEPAVKLYSLLHDVLSPEAQKNLCHYFQAAARKRSRRHLAETDEFITTNNEPNFLDPVAMSTAYQKMTSLCMNIKNEIFTDIEIHKQDILPSFIDLPNLSASIYSTELCSRLRAFLLACPPSGPSPPVAELVIATADFQRDLSSWNISHVKGGVEAKELFHLYIMIWIQDKRQSLLESCKLDKVKWSGVRTQYSTTPFVDEMYDRLKETLSDYEVIICRWPEYIFVLENAISDIEKAIVEALDKQYADVVTPLKENMAPKKFGLKYVQKLAKRSVCAYTVPDELGILLNSMKRMLDVLRPKIETQFKSWGSCIPDGGNTAPGERLSEVTVMLRTKFRGYLQAVVEKLAENTKLQNATKLKKILQDSKETVGESDIRSRMEPLKEQLTSTVNHLHTVFETHVFIAICRWYWDRMGQDVLSFLENRKENRSWYKGSRIAVSILDDTFASQMQQLVGNALPEKDLEPPRSIMEVRSMLCKDAHNSNDNSFFY, encoded by the exons ATGTTCACTGAAGGACTTGACAACAATGCCCTCAAATGGGTTCGAGAA CAGAAGGAGCTTCCATATTCAAATTCTAGCTTAAGGCCTCGAATGGATCCGATTACCAACATCCGCTCCGGTGGCCGGAATTTTGGCTTGCCACCGACGGCGAAATTCAGGAGCGGTCATTTGCCGGTGACCTCCACTACTTTGTCCGTAGACGAAGAATCCGCTTCTGAAAATGACGTAACTACCGAGTCAGAGGAAGATACTGTTTATGGGGGGAGGTATTCTCTTGATTCTTCTCCTCAAGATGAAAGAATCCCTAACGGAACTGCTCAGAGATACGGGAACATGGCCCAAAGGCGGCCGCGATATACCACTGCTAGTGATTATACATATTCAGATGTTAGTTCTTCAATGGAGACGATAATGGGAGGGAGAAGAGGTAGTTTGGAGGGTAGGTTAGGGAGGGGCAATGGGAGATACCCTGTTGGGAGGGATGGGTTTACAGAGGAGGACGAGTCTTCGGATTCGGCTGGTAGCTCCGAGTTTTCAACTACACAAGTGGGGAGTATTAATGGTGGAATTCCTCGGGGTAGAGCATATGTCTCAGAAGGCTATGCATCGAGTGTACCATCTCGGGTTAACGTGGGAGGTGCAGCTCAGAAG GATTTGAATTCTCGAAAGCTACAGGATGAAAAGTTTTCTGATGATGATATTCCAAGTGCACCGCCATTTTCTAGCTCAGTGCAGGAAGCTAAACAAGATTCTCGGCAAATTCCAGTGACTGAAATAGAAAGTGCCAAGGTTGCAGCTAATTCATGTGATCCAAAGACATTCAAATCGATGTCAGGAGTTGAGCCTGAGCTTAACACGAGTCACAAAAAATCGAACGAGTGTGTAAG AAATGATGTTGGTGCAGAAACTGCTACTACATCAGGTGTTCATCCAGCTCGCGTCCCAACATTTCATGCGAG TGCTCTTGGACCTTGGCATGCTGTAATTGCCTATGATGCATGTGTTCGACTTTGCCTTCATGCTTGGGCTAGGGGTTGCATGGAGGCTCCAATGTTTCTGGAAAATGAATGTGCACTTTTACGAGAGACATTTGG ATTACAACAAGTTCTGTTGCAATCAGAAGAAGAACTAATGGTAAAACGCTCATCAGAGCTTACCAGTGAGGCAGCTGCTGCTAAACCTAAGAAAATTATTGGCAAGATGAAGGTGCAAG TGCGCAAAGTAAAAACAACCCTGGATCCACCTACTGGCTGTAGTATCTCATCTCTTAGTCTTAGGGCACCAACAATTAAGCTGGGGAACATACGGTATCACTTGACCAGTTTCCAGTCAACACTCGCTTCAAGGTGGCACGCTCTTAGAAAGCTTCGTGTTGCACCTCGTTTACCTGCAAATGGTTCTTTCTCACGCCAAAGTTTAGCATATGTGCATGCTGGAACTCAGTATATAAAACAAGTATCCGGACTGCTGAAAATTGGTGTGACAAGTTTACGCAATAGTTCATCATCATATGAAGTTGTGCAAG AAACATACTCTTGTGTGCTGAGATTGAAAAGTTCAACTGAAGAAGATGGCAAAAGGATGCAGCCTGGATCTGGTGAAACACATGTTTT CTTCCCTGATAGTTTGGGAGATGATCTGGTTGTTGAAGTTCAAGAATCCAAGGGGAAGCAATTTGGTCGTGTCCTTGCACAAGTGGCTACTATTGCTGAAGACTCG ACTGACAAGTTGCGGTGGTGGCCCATATTTCGCGAGCCAGAACATGAGCCTGTAGGGAAGCTGCAGTTGTATATAAAttactcaacaagttcggatgacAATAGTCATCTCAAG TATGGTTCTGTTGCCGAAACAGTTGCATATGACCTAGTGTTGGAAGTTGCAATGAAGGTTCAACGCTTCCAACAACGAAACTTGCATTTATATGGTTCATGGAAATGGCTGTTAACGGAGTTTGCCTCATATTATGGAGTTTCTGATGTCTACACCAAGCTAAG GTATCTTTCCTATGTAATGGATGTTGCTACACCCACTGCAGACTGTCTCACATTGGTGCATGAATTGTTAATGCCTGTTATTATGAAGGGCCACAGTAAGAGTACATTGAGTCATCAAGAG AACCGAATTTTGGGAGAAACCAAAGATCAGATCGAGCAGATTCTTTCTCTGGTTTTTGAGAACTACAAATCCCTTGATGAATCGTCACTCTCTGGCATTATGGATGTCTTCAAGCCTGCAACAGGGCTTGCAGCACCTGCACTTGAACCCGCTGTCAAGCTTTATAGTCTTCTACATGACGTTTTGTCTCCAGAAGCACAGAAAAATCTTTGTCATTATTTCCAG GCCGCTGCAAGAAAGAGATCAAGAAGGCACCTGGCTGAGACAGATGAATTTATTACAACCAACAATGAACCCAATTTTTTGGACCCAGTTGCTATGTCTACTGCTTACCAGAAGATGACAAGTCTTTGTATGAACATTAAGAACGAGATATTCACTGATATCGAGATTCACAAGCAAGATATACTTCCCAG CTTTATAGACCTACCAAATCTCTCGGCATCTATATACAGCACAGAACTTTGCAGCAGATTACGTGCATTCCTTCTTGCATGCCCACCATCTGGCCCTTCACCACCTGTGGCAGAACTTGTCATTGCAACAGCAGATTTCCAGCGAGATCTTTCCAGCTGGAATATAAG TCATGTGAAAGGTGGAGTTGAGGCAAAGGAGTTGTTCCACTTATACATCATGATATGGATTCAAGATAAGCGGCAATCTCTACTAGAGTCATGTAAATTAGATAAG GTGAAGTGGTCAGGAGTTAGAACGCAATATTCTACAACTCCTTTTGTTGATGAAATGTATGATCGACTGAAGGAGACCTTAAGCGATTATGAAGTCATCATCTGCCGGTGGCCTGAATATATTTTTGTGCTGGAAAAT GCTATTTCGGATATTGAGAAAGCAATAGTGGAAGCTCTGGATAAGCAATATGCAGATGTGGTAACTCCTTTGAAGGAAAACATGGCACCAAAGAAATTTGGCCTCAAGTACGTGCAGAAACTTGCTAAGCGATCTGTATGCGCCTACACTGTTCCTGATGAG CTGGGCATCCTGTTGAATTCTATGAAGAGGATGCTTGATGTGCTACGTCCGAAGATAGAGACACAGTTCAAGTCTTGGGGTTCTTGCATACCTGATGGTGGAAACACAGCCCCTGGTGAGCGTCTTAGTGAGGTTACCGTGATGTTGAGAACCAAGTTCAGAGGGTACCTGCAAGCTGTTGTTGAAAAACTTGCTGAGAAT ACCAAATTACAGAATGCGACAAAGTTGAAAAAGATTCTCCAAGATTCTAAAGAAACAGTGGGAGAATCTGATATACGAAGTAGAATGGAGCCACTGAAAGAACAGTTAACAAGTACAGTAAATCACCTTCATACAGTTTTTGAGACTCACGTTTTCATTGCTATCTGCCGATGGTACTGGGATCGAATGGGACAG GATGTTCTCAGCTTCCTGGAAAACAGGAAAGAGAATAGATCATGGTATAAAGGTTCCAGAATTGCTGTATCT ATACTGGATGATACTTTTGCGTCACAGATGCAGCAGCTCGTTGGCAATGCACTCCCGGAAAAAGACCTTGAGCCACCTAGGTCAATAATGGAGGTGCGGTCGATGCTGTGTAAGGATGCACATAATAGTAATGACAACTCATTCTTTTACTAA
- the LOC107957811 gene encoding uncharacterized protein isoform X3 → MFTEGLDNNALKWVREQKELPYSNSSLRPRMDPITNIRSGGRNFGLPPTAKFRSGHLPVTSTTLSVDEESASENDVTTESEEDTVYGGRYSLDSSPQDERIPNGTAQRYGNMAQRRPRYTTASDYTYSDVSSSMETIMGGRRGSLEGRLGRGNGRYPVGRDGFTEEDESSDSAGSSEFSTTQVGSINGGIPRGRAYVSEGYASSVPSRVNVGGAAQKDLNSRKLQDEKFSDDDIPSAPPFSSSVQEAKQDSRQIPVTEIESAKVAANSCDPKTFKSMSGVEPELNTSHKKSNECVRNDVGAETATTSGVHPARVPTFHASALGPWHAVIAYDACVRLCLHAWARGCMEAPMFLENECALLRETFGLQQVLLQSEEELMVKRSSELTSEAAAAKPKKIIGKMKVQVRKVKTTLDPPTGCSISSLSLRAPTIKLGNIRYHLTSFQSTLASRWHALRKLRVAPRLPANGSFSRQSLAYVHAGTQYIKQVSGLLKIGVTSLRNSSSSYEVVQETYSCVLRLKSSTEEDGKRMQPGSGETHVFFPDSLGDDLVVEVQESKGKQFGRVLAQVATIAEDSTDKLRWWPIFREPEHEPVGKLQLYINYSTSSDDNSHLKYGSVAETVAYDLVLEVAMKVQRFQQRNLHLYGSWKWLLTEFASYYGVSDVYTKLRYLSYVMDVATPTADCLTLVHELLMPVIMKGHSKSTLSHQENRILGETKDQIEQILSLVFENYKSLDESSLSGIMDVFKPATGLAAPALEPAVKLYSLLHDVLSPEAQKNLCHYFQAAARKRSRRHLAETDEFITTNNEPNFLDPVAMSTAYQKMTSLCMNIKNEIFTDIEIHKQDILPSFIDLPNLSASIYSTELCSRLRAFLLACPPSGPSPPVAELVIATADFQRDLSSWNISHVKGGVEAKELFHLYIMIWIQDKRQSLLESCKLDKVKWSGVRTQYSTTPFVDEMYDRLKETLSDYEVIICRWPEYIFVLENAISDIEKAIVEALDKQYADVVTPLKENMAPKKFGLKYVQKLAKRSVCAYTVPDELGILLNSMKRMLDVLRPKIETQFKSWGSCIPDGGNTAPGERLSEVTVMLRTKFRGYLQAVVEKLAENTKLQNATKLKKILQDSKETVGESDIRSRMEPLKEQLTSTVNHLHTVFETHVFIAICRWYWDRMGQDVLSFLENRKENRSWYKGSRIAVSLSL, encoded by the exons ATGTTCACTGAAGGACTTGACAACAATGCCCTCAAATGGGTTCGAGAA CAGAAGGAGCTTCCATATTCAAATTCTAGCTTAAGGCCTCGAATGGATCCGATTACCAACATCCGCTCCGGTGGCCGGAATTTTGGCTTGCCACCGACGGCGAAATTCAGGAGCGGTCATTTGCCGGTGACCTCCACTACTTTGTCCGTAGACGAAGAATCCGCTTCTGAAAATGACGTAACTACCGAGTCAGAGGAAGATACTGTTTATGGGGGGAGGTATTCTCTTGATTCTTCTCCTCAAGATGAAAGAATCCCTAACGGAACTGCTCAGAGATACGGGAACATGGCCCAAAGGCGGCCGCGATATACCACTGCTAGTGATTATACATATTCAGATGTTAGTTCTTCAATGGAGACGATAATGGGAGGGAGAAGAGGTAGTTTGGAGGGTAGGTTAGGGAGGGGCAATGGGAGATACCCTGTTGGGAGGGATGGGTTTACAGAGGAGGACGAGTCTTCGGATTCGGCTGGTAGCTCCGAGTTTTCAACTACACAAGTGGGGAGTATTAATGGTGGAATTCCTCGGGGTAGAGCATATGTCTCAGAAGGCTATGCATCGAGTGTACCATCTCGGGTTAACGTGGGAGGTGCAGCTCAGAAG GATTTGAATTCTCGAAAGCTACAGGATGAAAAGTTTTCTGATGATGATATTCCAAGTGCACCGCCATTTTCTAGCTCAGTGCAGGAAGCTAAACAAGATTCTCGGCAAATTCCAGTGACTGAAATAGAAAGTGCCAAGGTTGCAGCTAATTCATGTGATCCAAAGACATTCAAATCGATGTCAGGAGTTGAGCCTGAGCTTAACACGAGTCACAAAAAATCGAACGAGTGTGTAAG AAATGATGTTGGTGCAGAAACTGCTACTACATCAGGTGTTCATCCAGCTCGCGTCCCAACATTTCATGCGAG TGCTCTTGGACCTTGGCATGCTGTAATTGCCTATGATGCATGTGTTCGACTTTGCCTTCATGCTTGGGCTAGGGGTTGCATGGAGGCTCCAATGTTTCTGGAAAATGAATGTGCACTTTTACGAGAGACATTTGG ATTACAACAAGTTCTGTTGCAATCAGAAGAAGAACTAATGGTAAAACGCTCATCAGAGCTTACCAGTGAGGCAGCTGCTGCTAAACCTAAGAAAATTATTGGCAAGATGAAGGTGCAAG TGCGCAAAGTAAAAACAACCCTGGATCCACCTACTGGCTGTAGTATCTCATCTCTTAGTCTTAGGGCACCAACAATTAAGCTGGGGAACATACGGTATCACTTGACCAGTTTCCAGTCAACACTCGCTTCAAGGTGGCACGCTCTTAGAAAGCTTCGTGTTGCACCTCGTTTACCTGCAAATGGTTCTTTCTCACGCCAAAGTTTAGCATATGTGCATGCTGGAACTCAGTATATAAAACAAGTATCCGGACTGCTGAAAATTGGTGTGACAAGTTTACGCAATAGTTCATCATCATATGAAGTTGTGCAAG AAACATACTCTTGTGTGCTGAGATTGAAAAGTTCAACTGAAGAAGATGGCAAAAGGATGCAGCCTGGATCTGGTGAAACACATGTTTT CTTCCCTGATAGTTTGGGAGATGATCTGGTTGTTGAAGTTCAAGAATCCAAGGGGAAGCAATTTGGTCGTGTCCTTGCACAAGTGGCTACTATTGCTGAAGACTCG ACTGACAAGTTGCGGTGGTGGCCCATATTTCGCGAGCCAGAACATGAGCCTGTAGGGAAGCTGCAGTTGTATATAAAttactcaacaagttcggatgacAATAGTCATCTCAAG TATGGTTCTGTTGCCGAAACAGTTGCATATGACCTAGTGTTGGAAGTTGCAATGAAGGTTCAACGCTTCCAACAACGAAACTTGCATTTATATGGTTCATGGAAATGGCTGTTAACGGAGTTTGCCTCATATTATGGAGTTTCTGATGTCTACACCAAGCTAAG GTATCTTTCCTATGTAATGGATGTTGCTACACCCACTGCAGACTGTCTCACATTGGTGCATGAATTGTTAATGCCTGTTATTATGAAGGGCCACAGTAAGAGTACATTGAGTCATCAAGAG AACCGAATTTTGGGAGAAACCAAAGATCAGATCGAGCAGATTCTTTCTCTGGTTTTTGAGAACTACAAATCCCTTGATGAATCGTCACTCTCTGGCATTATGGATGTCTTCAAGCCTGCAACAGGGCTTGCAGCACCTGCACTTGAACCCGCTGTCAAGCTTTATAGTCTTCTACATGACGTTTTGTCTCCAGAAGCACAGAAAAATCTTTGTCATTATTTCCAG GCCGCTGCAAGAAAGAGATCAAGAAGGCACCTGGCTGAGACAGATGAATTTATTACAACCAACAATGAACCCAATTTTTTGGACCCAGTTGCTATGTCTACTGCTTACCAGAAGATGACAAGTCTTTGTATGAACATTAAGAACGAGATATTCACTGATATCGAGATTCACAAGCAAGATATACTTCCCAG CTTTATAGACCTACCAAATCTCTCGGCATCTATATACAGCACAGAACTTTGCAGCAGATTACGTGCATTCCTTCTTGCATGCCCACCATCTGGCCCTTCACCACCTGTGGCAGAACTTGTCATTGCAACAGCAGATTTCCAGCGAGATCTTTCCAGCTGGAATATAAG TCATGTGAAAGGTGGAGTTGAGGCAAAGGAGTTGTTCCACTTATACATCATGATATGGATTCAAGATAAGCGGCAATCTCTACTAGAGTCATGTAAATTAGATAAG GTGAAGTGGTCAGGAGTTAGAACGCAATATTCTACAACTCCTTTTGTTGATGAAATGTATGATCGACTGAAGGAGACCTTAAGCGATTATGAAGTCATCATCTGCCGGTGGCCTGAATATATTTTTGTGCTGGAAAAT GCTATTTCGGATATTGAGAAAGCAATAGTGGAAGCTCTGGATAAGCAATATGCAGATGTGGTAACTCCTTTGAAGGAAAACATGGCACCAAAGAAATTTGGCCTCAAGTACGTGCAGAAACTTGCTAAGCGATCTGTATGCGCCTACACTGTTCCTGATGAG CTGGGCATCCTGTTGAATTCTATGAAGAGGATGCTTGATGTGCTACGTCCGAAGATAGAGACACAGTTCAAGTCTTGGGGTTCTTGCATACCTGATGGTGGAAACACAGCCCCTGGTGAGCGTCTTAGTGAGGTTACCGTGATGTTGAGAACCAAGTTCAGAGGGTACCTGCAAGCTGTTGTTGAAAAACTTGCTGAGAAT ACCAAATTACAGAATGCGACAAAGTTGAAAAAGATTCTCCAAGATTCTAAAGAAACAGTGGGAGAATCTGATATACGAAGTAGAATGGAGCCACTGAAAGAACAGTTAACAAGTACAGTAAATCACCTTCATACAGTTTTTGAGACTCACGTTTTCATTGCTATCTGCCGATGGTACTGGGATCGAATGGGACAG GATGTTCTCAGCTTCCTGGAAAACAGGAAAGAGAATAGATCATGGTATAAAGGTTCCAGAATTGCTGTATCT TTGTCATTATGA